The Mastomys coucha isolate ucsf_1 unplaced genomic scaffold, UCSF_Mcou_1 pScaffold14, whole genome shotgun sequence genome window below encodes:
- the Ilkap gene encoding integrin-linked kinase-associated serine/threonine phosphatase 2C isoform X2 encodes MQDAHVILNDITQECNPPSSLITRVSYFAVFDGHGGIRASKFAAQNLHQNLIRKFPKGDVISVEKTVKRCLLDTFKHTDEEFLKQASSQKPAWKDGSTATCVLAVDNILYIANLGDSRAILCRYNEESQKHAALSLSKEHNPTQYEERMRIQKAGGNVRDGRVLGVLEVSRSIGDGQYKRCGVTSVPDIRRCQLTPNDRFILLACDGLFKVFTPEEAVNFILSCLEDDKIQTREGKPAVDARYEAACNRLANKAVQRGSADNVTVMVVRIGH; translated from the exons ATGCAGGATGCCCATGTCATCCTGAATGATATCACTCAGGAGTGTAATCCTCCATCATCTCTCAT TACTCGGGTTTCATACTTTGCTGTGTTTGATGGACATGGAGGGATTCGAGCCTCGAAATTTGCTGCACAGAATTTGCACCAGAACTTAATCAGGAAGTTTCCTAAAG GAGATGTAATCAGTGTGGAGAAGACGGTAAAGAGGTGCCTGCTAGATACTTTTAAGCACACGGATGAAGAATTCCTGAAACAGGCTTCAAGCCA GAAGCCTGCCTGGAAAGACGGGTCCACTGCCACGTGTGTCCTGGCTGTGGACAACATCCTGTATATCGCCAACCTTGGAGATAGTCGG GCAATCCTGTGTCGATATAATGAGGAAAGTCAAAAACACGCAGCCTTAAGCCTCAGCAAAGAGCACAACCCAACTCAGTATGAGGAGCGCATGAGGATACAGAAGGCCGGAGGGAACGTCAG AGATGGGCGTGTCTTGGGCGTGCTGGAGGTATCTCGCTCCATTGGAGATGGGCAGTACAAGCGTTGTGGGGTCACATCTGTGCCTGATATCAGACGCTGCCAGCTGACTCCCAATGACAG GTTCATTTTGCTGGCTTGCGACGGGCTCTTCAAGGTCTTTACCCCAGAAGAAGCTGTGAACTTCATCTTGTCCTGCCTTGAG GATGACAAGATCCAGACCCGAGAAGGGAAGCCTGCTGTTGATGCCCGCTATGAAGCTGCATGCAACAGGCTGGCTAACAAGGCAGTGCAGCGGGGCTCGGCAGACAACGTGACGGTGATGGTGGTGAGGATAGGACACTGA
- the Ilkap gene encoding integrin-linked kinase-associated serine/threonine phosphatase 2C isoform X1, translated as MDLFGDLPEPERAPRPSAGKEAQEGAVLFEDLPPASSTDSGSGGPLLFDDLPPAASGNSGSLATSGSQVVKNEGKGAKRKAPEEEKNGGEELVEKKVCKASSVIFGLKGYVAERKGEREEMQDAHVILNDITQECNPPSSLITRVSYFAVFDGHGGIRASKFAAQNLHQNLIRKFPKGDVISVEKTVKRCLLDTFKHTDEEFLKQASSQKPAWKDGSTATCVLAVDNILYIANLGDSRAILCRYNEESQKHAALSLSKEHNPTQYEERMRIQKAGGNVRDGRVLGVLEVSRSIGDGQYKRCGVTSVPDIRRCQLTPNDRFILLACDGLFKVFTPEEAVNFILSCLEDDKIQTREGKPAVDARYEAACNRLANKAVQRGSADNVTVMVVRIGH; from the exons ATGGACCTGTTCGGGGACCTGCCGGAGCCCGAGCGCGCGCCGCGGCCGTCTGCCG gaAAAGAAGCACAGGAAGGAGCCGTGCTCTTTGAGGACCTGCCCCCGGCCAGCAGTACTGACTCAG GATCTGGGGGACCTTTACTCTTTGATGATCTTCCACCTGCTGCCAGTGGCAATTCAG GTTCTCTTGCCACATCGGGTTCCCAGGTGGTGAAGAATGAAGGGAAAGGAGCAAAGAGGAAAGCCcctgaggaagagaagaatggCGGTGAAGAGCTTGTGGAAAAGAAAGTTTGTAAAG cctcTTCGGTGATCTTTGGTCTGAAAGGCTATGTGGCAGAGCGGAAGGGTGAGAGGGAGGAGATGCAGGATGCCCATGTCATCCTGAATGATATCACTCAGGAGTGTAATCCTCCATCATCTCTCAT TACTCGGGTTTCATACTTTGCTGTGTTTGATGGACATGGAGGGATTCGAGCCTCGAAATTTGCTGCACAGAATTTGCACCAGAACTTAATCAGGAAGTTTCCTAAAG GAGATGTAATCAGTGTGGAGAAGACGGTAAAGAGGTGCCTGCTAGATACTTTTAAGCACACGGATGAAGAATTCCTGAAACAGGCTTCAAGCCA GAAGCCTGCCTGGAAAGACGGGTCCACTGCCACGTGTGTCCTGGCTGTGGACAACATCCTGTATATCGCCAACCTTGGAGATAGTCGG GCAATCCTGTGTCGATATAATGAGGAAAGTCAAAAACACGCAGCCTTAAGCCTCAGCAAAGAGCACAACCCAACTCAGTATGAGGAGCGCATGAGGATACAGAAGGCCGGAGGGAACGTCAG AGATGGGCGTGTCTTGGGCGTGCTGGAGGTATCTCGCTCCATTGGAGATGGGCAGTACAAGCGTTGTGGGGTCACATCTGTGCCTGATATCAGACGCTGCCAGCTGACTCCCAATGACAG GTTCATTTTGCTGGCTTGCGACGGGCTCTTCAAGGTCTTTACCCCAGAAGAAGCTGTGAACTTCATCTTGTCCTGCCTTGAG GATGACAAGATCCAGACCCGAGAAGGGAAGCCTGCTGTTGATGCCCGCTATGAAGCTGCATGCAACAGGCTGGCTAACAAGGCAGTGCAGCGGGGCTCGGCAGACAACGTGACGGTGATGGTGGTGAGGATAGGACACTGA
- the Hes6 gene encoding transcription cofactor HES-6 isoform X1 produces MAPSQAPSRDRAGQEDEDRWEARGDRKARKPLVEKKRRARINESLQELRLLLAGTEVQAKLENAEVLELTVRRVQGALRGRAREREQLQAEASERFAAGYIQCMHEVHTFVSTCQAIDATVSAELLNHLLESMPLSEGSSFRDLLGDSLAGLPGGSGRSSWPPGGSPESPLSSPPGPGDDLCSDLEEIPEAELNRAPAEGPDVVPTSLGSLTAARRAQNVWRPW; encoded by the exons ATGGCTCCGTCCCAGGCGCCCAGCCGGGACCGTGCAGGCCAGGAGGATGAGGACCGCTGGGAAGCACGGGGGGACCGCAAG GCCCGGAAGCCCCTGGTGGAGAAGAAGCGTCGCGCTCGGATCAACGAGAGCCTTCAGGAGCTGCGGCTGCTACTGGCCGGCACCGAG GTGCAGGCCAAGCTAGAGAACGCCGAGGTTCTGGAGCTGACCGTGAGGCGCGTGCAGGGCGCGCTGCGAGGCCGGGCGCGCG AGCGGGAGCAGCTGCAGGCTGAAGCAAGCGAGCGCTTCGCTGCTGGCTACATCCAGTGCATGCATGAGGTGCACACGTTCGTGTCCACGTGCCAAGCCATCGATGCCACTGTCTCAGCTGAACTCCTGAACCACCTGCTAGAGTCCATGCCGCTGAGCGAGGGTAGCAGCTTTCGGGATCTGCTGGGGGActccctagctgggctgcccgGAGGCTCTGGGAGGAGCAGCTGGCCTCCAGGAGGGTCCCCAGAATCCCCATTGTCCAGTCCCCCAGGTCCCGGGGACGACCTGTGTTCTGACCTAGAGGAGATCCCGGAGGCTGAACTAAACCGGGCGCCTGCTGAGGGGCCGGATGTGGTGCCTACATCCTTAGGCAGCCTGACCGCAGCTCGTAGGGCCCAGAATGTGTGGAGGCCTTGGTGA
- the Hes6 gene encoding transcription cofactor HES-6 isoform X2 yields MHEVHTFVSTCQAIDATVSAELLNHLLESMPLSEGSSFRDLLGDSLAGLPGGSGRSSWPPGGSPESPLSSPPGPGDDLCSDLEEIPEAELNRAPAEGPDVVPTSLGSLTAARRAQNVWRPW; encoded by the coding sequence ATGCATGAGGTGCACACGTTCGTGTCCACGTGCCAAGCCATCGATGCCACTGTCTCAGCTGAACTCCTGAACCACCTGCTAGAGTCCATGCCGCTGAGCGAGGGTAGCAGCTTTCGGGATCTGCTGGGGGActccctagctgggctgcccgGAGGCTCTGGGAGGAGCAGCTGGCCTCCAGGAGGGTCCCCAGAATCCCCATTGTCCAGTCCCCCAGGTCCCGGGGACGACCTGTGTTCTGACCTAGAGGAGATCCCGGAGGCTGAACTAAACCGGGCGCCTGCTGAGGGGCCGGATGTGGTGCCTACATCCTTAGGCAGCCTGACCGCAGCTCGTAGGGCCCAGAATGTGTGGAGGCCTTGGTGA